The Erythrobacter sp. Alg231-14 genome has a segment encoding these proteins:
- a CDS encoding quinone-dependent dihydroorotate dehydrogenase — protein MTIRPKFFDLVRPAIFALDSETGHRLAISALKTLPKRRSMFKSSLCGAQGPLAINVAGLSFPNPVGVAAGFDKDAEVPDALLRLGFGFTEVGSITPRPQAGNPKPRLFRLVEDKAVINRMGFNNAGASAALDRLKARQNGRKAPGGIVGVNIGANKDSDDRIADYAYMARTMTPWANYLAVNISSPNTPGLRALQDESALTGLIDAVIEARAEGGTAMKEVGADRALPPIFLKVAPDLEQADIDAIARIALDKKLDALIVSNTTISRPELRSHHAGQTGGLSGDPLRILALQRVRDFRKATGGAIPLVGVGGIATADHAWERIKAGASLVQLYSAMVYHGPGLGAQIAGGLERLMKRDGFASIAEAVGSE, from the coding sequence ATGACCATTAGGCCCAAATTCTTCGATCTCGTCCGACCAGCGATTTTTGCCTTGGATTCGGAAACCGGACACCGTTTGGCAATTTCGGCGCTCAAGACGCTTCCCAAACGCAGATCCATGTTCAAATCGTCCCTTTGCGGCGCGCAAGGGCCGCTGGCCATCAATGTTGCCGGTTTGTCATTCCCCAACCCGGTTGGAGTTGCAGCCGGGTTCGATAAAGATGCCGAAGTGCCCGATGCATTGCTGCGGCTTGGATTTGGCTTCACCGAGGTCGGCTCCATCACGCCGCGACCGCAGGCCGGCAATCCCAAACCGCGCCTGTTCCGGCTTGTCGAGGACAAAGCGGTTATCAACCGGATGGGGTTCAACAATGCCGGCGCATCGGCCGCTTTGGACCGGCTAAAAGCCCGCCAGAATGGGCGAAAAGCGCCTGGTGGAATCGTAGGTGTGAATATCGGCGCCAACAAAGATTCCGACGATCGGATCGCCGATTACGCGTATATGGCCCGCACAATGACCCCATGGGCCAATTACCTCGCGGTCAACATCTCCAGCCCCAACACGCCGGGCCTGCGCGCATTGCAGGATGAGAGCGCGTTGACCGGTTTGATTGACGCCGTGATTGAAGCCCGCGCCGAAGGCGGCACCGCAATGAAGGAAGTCGGCGCGGACCGCGCCTTGCCGCCGATCTTTCTAAAGGTCGCCCCCGATCTGGAACAGGCCGATATTGATGCAATTGCGCGCATCGCGCTGGATAAAAAACTGGATGCATTGATCGTGTCCAACACCACCATTTCGCGGCCCGAACTGCGATCGCACCACGCAGGTCAAACGGGCGGATTGTCGGGCGATCCATTGCGGATCCTAGCGCTGCAACGGGTCCGTGACTTTCGCAAGGCGACCGGCGGAGCGATACCTCTGGTCGGCGTCGGTGGAATTGCCACGGCCGATCACGCGTGGGAACGCATCAAAGCCGGGGCAAGCTTGGTCCAATTGTATTCCGCCATGGTCTATCACGGGCCCGGTTTGGGCGCCCAAATCGCCGGTGGTCTTGAACGATTAATGAAGCGCGATGGCTTTGCGAGCATTGCAGAGGCGGTTGGAAGCGAATAG
- a CDS encoding helix-turn-helix domain-containing protein gives MMVEFQDSFNAEYGVESDDLGYELTESSLITVDYIAPPAAISDYVTTLYHFRCDEAKIRDIQPASVGHVAIFPHGKGEMQFRAGHCDPNHEVAVMTPLSTANPIIVDGPFHVVGAALTPLGWASLTGLHAGEHRDRLRDGREILGEKFAALGNDLNAQYRAGTLSGRECAHALSEFIGEMVKPINSRHAELIKVVNTWLGSSLNPDLADLLDRAAYSERQVQRLTERYFGLSPQALARKYRALRAAALLSFPQLTPEFEAELGDAFFDQSHMIREINRFVGRTPARLRDPDSPYLSEMIAPKNLRELGS, from the coding sequence ATGATGGTTGAATTTCAAGACTCATTTAATGCTGAGTACGGCGTAGAATCGGATGATTTGGGCTATGAGCTTACCGAAAGCTCGCTCATCACCGTCGACTACATCGCTCCACCCGCAGCGATTAGCGATTACGTCACCACCCTTTATCATTTTCGCTGCGACGAAGCGAAAATCCGCGACATTCAACCGGCTTCTGTCGGGCACGTCGCGATTTTCCCGCATGGCAAGGGCGAGATGCAGTTTCGCGCCGGTCACTGCGATCCCAACCACGAAGTGGCCGTAATGACGCCGCTATCCACGGCGAACCCGATCATTGTCGATGGGCCGTTCCATGTCGTTGGTGCCGCGCTAACCCCGCTTGGTTGGGCGTCGCTGACAGGATTGCATGCGGGCGAACATCGCGATCGATTGCGCGACGGGCGCGAGATCCTTGGGGAGAAATTTGCGGCGTTGGGCAATGATTTGAACGCGCAATATCGCGCGGGCACATTGAGCGGGCGGGAATGCGCCCATGCGTTGAGCGAATTTATCGGCGAAATGGTGAAACCGATCAATTCGCGCCATGCCGAATTGATCAAAGTGGTGAACACATGGTTGGGATCATCGTTGAACCCGGACCTTGCCGATCTGTTGGATCGGGCCGCTTACTCCGAACGACAGGTCCAACGTTTGACGGAGCGGTATTTTGGTCTTTCACCGCAAGCTTTGGCGCGCAAATATCGCGCCTTGCGCGCGGCGGCGCTGTTGTCATTCCCTCAACTCACGCCCGAATTCGAAGCGGAATTGGGCGACGCATTCTTTGACCAATCGCATATGATTAGGGAGATCAATCGGTTTGTAGGGCGGACCCCAGCGCGATTGCGCGACCCGGATAGCCCCTATCTTTCGGAGATGATTGCCCCCAAAAACCTTCGCGAGCTCGGCTCGTAA
- a CDS encoding DUF885 domain-containing protein has product MRRISAPRFSLISTSIAALALSGCSGMSADPIVAASTPASASVAEPAQSNQASLAQVFEDYDRANLSLSPISKSYRGIRDEDYGRWNEVSDEADERQFRLMQDTVAAMRADYDLGALSEQDALSYRLFELLAERRASLYPFREYGFLFDHRRGAHTNIPAFLINIHRVSSFEDAEAYVSRIEGIGPQLDALITEARERADNGVMPPDWVYPYVIADLEALIASGDNNAILNDFDAKLAPLTPALPNPDGTEGEASETIALLEMATEAWNSSALPGYRRLLAEMQRQQAIAPTDDGIWRLPEGEQYYAALLRSYTTTDLSADEIHNIGLREVERIHGEMRAIMAQVGFEGSLQDFFEFTRTDDQFFYTSREEYVADAEAAIDRLGERMPEFFGVLPTDPLTIKPVEAFRERSAGKAFYQRPAPDGSRPGTYYVNLYNLRDMSKNELEALAYHEGLPGHHLQLSIQTQLGDLPAFRRFGGVTAYSEGWGLYSEELGKDMGFYTDPYSDFGRLGMELWRACRLVVDTGIHSKRWTREEAIDYLATNTPNPQGDIVKAIERYITTPGQATAYMIGKLKIMELRAQARAELGDDFDIRGFHDSILTSGPVPLSIMEENVMKWVEGQRGG; this is encoded by the coding sequence ATGCGACGCATTTCGGCACCCCGCTTCAGCCTGATTTCCACTTCGATCGCGGCCTTGGCTCTGTCCGGATGTTCGGGAATGTCGGCCGATCCCATTGTCGCCGCATCAACCCCAGCAAGCGCGAGCGTCGCAGAGCCTGCCCAATCCAATCAGGCATCATTGGCCCAGGTCTTTGAAGACTATGACCGCGCCAATCTATCTCTGTCACCGATCAGCAAATCGTATCGCGGGATCAGAGACGAGGATTACGGGCGTTGGAATGAGGTTTCTGACGAAGCGGATGAAAGACAATTCCGGCTGATGCAAGACACAGTCGCGGCCATGCGGGCCGACTACGATCTGGGCGCATTGTCGGAACAGGATGCGCTGTCCTATCGCCTGTTTGAATTGCTCGCAGAACGCCGTGCATCGCTTTATCCGTTCCGCGAATACGGTTTCCTGTTCGATCATCGCCGTGGCGCACACACGAATATTCCAGCGTTCCTGATCAACATCCACCGGGTCAGCAGCTTTGAAGACGCCGAAGCCTATGTTTCGCGGATCGAGGGGATAGGGCCTCAACTGGACGCGTTGATTACGGAAGCGCGTGAGCGGGCCGACAACGGCGTGATGCCGCCCGATTGGGTTTACCCCTATGTTATCGCTGATCTCGAGGCGTTGATCGCGTCGGGCGACAACAACGCGATTCTCAATGACTTTGACGCCAAATTGGCACCTTTGACCCCCGCTCTGCCCAACCCGGACGGAACCGAAGGTGAAGCGAGCGAAACGATTGCGTTGTTGGAGATGGCAACAGAGGCATGGAATTCGTCTGCATTGCCTGGCTATCGCCGCTTGCTTGCCGAAATGCAGCGACAACAGGCCATCGCGCCAACCGATGACGGCATCTGGCGTCTGCCAGAGGGCGAACAATATTACGCGGCGCTGCTTCGCAGCTACACGACAACGGATCTGTCTGCCGATGAAATCCACAATATCGGCCTGCGCGAAGTGGAACGCATCCATGGTGAGATGCGCGCGATCATGGCGCAGGTTGGCTTTGAAGGCAGCTTGCAAGACTTCTTTGAATTCACCCGCACCGATGATCAGTTTTTCTACACCAGCCGCGAAGAATATGTCGCCGATGCGGAGGCCGCGATAGACCGTTTGGGCGAACGGATGCCGGAATTCTTCGGTGTGCTGCCAACAGATCCGCTGACGATCAAACCGGTCGAAGCTTTCCGAGAACGCAGCGCTGGCAAGGCGTTCTATCAGCGACCTGCGCCCGATGGTTCGCGCCCGGGCACCTACTATGTGAACCTCTACAATCTTCGCGATATGTCGAAGAATGAGCTTGAGGCGCTTGCCTATCACGAAGGGCTTCCGGGCCACCACTTGCAATTGTCGATCCAGACGCAATTGGGCGATTTGCCCGCGTTCCGGCGGTTTGGCGGCGTCACCGCCTATTCCGAAGGGTGGGGCCTTTATTCTGAGGAATTGGGCAAGGACATGGGATTCTACACCGACCCATATTCCGATTTTGGCCGATTGGGCATGGAGTTGTGGCGGGCTTGCCGTTTGGTTGTCGACACCGGCATCCATTCCAAACGTTGGACGCGCGAAGAGGCGATCGATTACCTCGCCACCAACACGCCCAACCCACAAGGCGATATCGTCAAAGCGATCGAACGCTACATCACCACCCCGGGACAAGCGACGGCCTATATGATCGGCAAACTCAAAATCATGGAGCTGCGCGCGCAGGCCCGTGCTGAGTTGGGTGATGATTTTGACATTCGCGGATTTCACGATTCGATCTTGACCAGCGGCCCGGTGCCGTTGTCGATCATGGAAGAGAACGTGATGAAGTGGGTGGAAGGCCAGCGCGGCGGTTGA
- a CDS encoding SUF system Fe-S cluster assembly regulator, translated as MRLSNLADYAVITMVQAAAHCGDGRVSAAELASETGLPVPTVQRLVSKMTSAGLLRSVRGAGGGLQLGRPAAAITVADIVEAVEGPIALTACIEEGVCDHEAGCSMKPHWPIINEKMRGALAEITLDYLRHSSPTTNTPPVKEHAA; from the coding sequence ATGCGTCTTTCCAACCTTGCCGATTACGCCGTCATCACGATGGTTCAGGCCGCCGCGCATTGCGGCGATGGCCGGGTCAGCGCTGCCGAACTGGCGAGCGAAACGGGCCTGCCTGTTCCCACCGTTCAAAGGTTGGTCTCCAAAATGACCAGCGCGGGACTGTTGCGATCTGTGCGCGGGGCCGGCGGCGGACTTCAACTTGGTCGACCGGCGGCCGCAATCACGGTCGCGGATATTGTCGAAGCGGTCGAAGGCCCAATCGCCCTAACGGCTTGCATCGAAGAGGGCGTATGCGACCACGAAGCGGGGTGTTCGATGAAACCCCATTGGCCCATCATAAACGAAAAAATGCGCGGGGCTTTGGCCGAGATCACTCTCGATTATCTGCGCCATTCTTCCCCGACCACCAACACCCCTCCAGTTAAAGAGCACGCGGCATGA
- the sufB gene encoding Fe-S cluster assembly protein SufB: MTDNLDLQPEMDQDAKDAAAAAAEYEHGWSSDIETEFAEKGLNEDTVRFISGKKGEPEWMLDWRLKAFRIWQTLEEPDWAKVGYPKIDYQDAYYYAAPTKKIELDSLDDLDPEIKRVYDKLGIPLGEQEVLAGVKGAKKVAVDAVFDSVSVATSFREELMRAGVIFRSISEAIKEYPELVKKWLGRVVPTRDNYFACLNAAVFSDGTFVYIPEGVRCPMELSTYFRINAENTGQFERTLIIAEKGSYVSYLEGCTAPMRDENQLHAAVVELVAMEDAEIKYSTVQNWYPGNSEGVGGIYNFVTKRGLCQGDRSKISWTQVETGSAVTWKYPSCVLNGEDSVGEFYSVAVTNNHQQADTGTKMIHNGRGSRSTIISKGISAGKSNNTYRGMVRVGPKAEGVRNFTQCDSLLLGNECGAHTVPYIEVKNPGAQIEHEATTSKISDEQMFYAQQRGLDEEEAVALIVNGFAKDVLKELPMEFAVEAQKLLAISLEGSVG, from the coding sequence ATGACCGACAATCTCGACCTTCAGCCAGAAATGGATCAAGACGCAAAGGATGCCGCCGCCGCCGCTGCGGAATACGAACACGGTTGGTCATCGGACATTGAAACCGAATTTGCGGAAAAAGGGCTGAATGAAGACACGGTCCGGTTTATCTCGGGAAAAAAGGGCGAACCGGAATGGATGCTGGATTGGCGGTTGAAAGCGTTCCGCATTTGGCAGACACTCGAAGAGCCCGATTGGGCCAAAGTCGGCTATCCCAAAATTGATTACCAAGACGCGTATTACTACGCGGCGCCGACCAAGAAGATTGAGCTGGATTCGCTCGACGATCTCGATCCAGAGATTAAGCGTGTTTATGACAAGCTGGGCATTCCTCTGGGTGAGCAGGAAGTGCTGGCCGGGGTAAAGGGCGCAAAGAAAGTCGCCGTGGACGCCGTGTTTGACAGCGTCAGCGTTGCAACCTCCTTCCGCGAAGAGTTGATGCGGGCGGGCGTCATCTTCCGTTCGATCTCAGAGGCGATCAAAGAATATCCCGAACTGGTGAAAAAGTGGCTGGGCCGGGTCGTGCCGACACGCGACAATTACTTCGCCTGCCTCAACGCGGCGGTCTTTTCGGACGGCACCTTTGTTTACATCCCTGAAGGCGTGCGTTGCCCGATGGAGTTGTCGACCTATTTCCGGATCAACGCAGAGAATACGGGCCAGTTTGAACGCACGTTGATCATCGCAGAGAAGGGATCTTACGTCTCTTACCTCGAAGGCTGCACCGCGCCGATGCGCGATGAAAACCAACTGCACGCCGCCGTCGTTGAATTGGTCGCGATGGAAGACGCCGAGATCAAATATTCGACCGTGCAAAACTGGTATCCCGGCAACAGCGAAGGCGTTGGCGGGATCTACAATTTCGTGACCAAGCGCGGCCTTTGCCAAGGCGACCGGTCCAAGATCAGCTGGACTCAGGTGGAAACCGGATCGGCTGTCACATGGAAATATCCAAGCTGTGTCCTCAACGGCGAAGACAGTGTGGGCGAGTTTTATTCGGTGGCGGTGACCAACAACCACCAACAGGCCGACACCGGGACCAAGATGATCCACAACGGGCGCGGGTCGCGCTCCACCATCATCTCCAAAGGGATCAGCGCGGGCAAATCGAACAACACCTATCGCGGCATGGTACGCGTCGGCCCGAAAGCCGAAGGGGTGCGCAATTTCACGCAATGCGACAGCCTGCTGCTCGGCAATGAATGCGGAGCGCACACGGTGCCCTATATCGAGGTGAAGAACCCCGGCGCTCAGATTGAGCACGAGGCCACGACATCTAAGATTTCTGACGAGCAAATGTTCTACGCCCAGCAACGCGGGCTGGACGAGGAAGAGGCCGTGGCGCTGATCGTCAACGGCTTTGCCAAGGATGTTTTGAAAGAGCTGCCGATGGAATTTGCCGTCGAGGCGCAGAAGCTGCTGGCGATCTCTCTTGAGGGGAGTGTGGGGTGA